In Candidatus Epulonipiscium viviparus, one DNA window encodes the following:
- a CDS encoding ABC transporter substrate-binding protein — MKFTKILGTTLITSLSIGILAACSSAEEPTSTTEPASTVTAPAAPVTAAPVATKPEEVRDLGGLNVTIATWVDVNEPEVKASAQEEALWEYRHEMMEKHNFTIEEKALGKWNTTLELMSTSMIAGDPAAEVFHVSAGFVNSVMNNNLAYDLSTLDELDLNHWKWDSAVTDFLTRDGQTFGVFPDQTPNSFIFYNKRLFEDAGLDPDLPYDLQASGEWTWETFEEISDILSRDLDSDGINDTYAMNKNAGIYDYAIISNGGQMVSRDSSGKFINTLNTPENIEALTWADNYLKQDYTVSPSHWNGHEQLFITGQIAMIAHDKEKLLLFQDMEDDYGMVIFPKGPAAEDYVVTGTGAGWFIPNTYTPEQAADIAFALDIWASEPPGYDAEDDWMMEDYKLFRDERAVEETMAKTKEPGIMVLNNRSQISAINANDLYHPMLYQGSTPTEAVEAVMGIFDSSIAVANGETVIAE; from the coding sequence ATGAAATTTACAAAAATTTTAGGTACTACACTTATAACGTCACTTTCCATCGGAATTCTTGCTGCTTGCAGTTCTGCCGAAGAGCCAACATCTACTACCGAGCCCGCATCAACCGTTACTGCACCTGCCGCTCCCGTTACTGCCGCTCCCGTTGCGACCAAACCCGAAGAAGTCCGAGATCTTGGCGGCCTTAATGTCACCATTGCAACTTGGGTCGATGTAAACGAACCCGAAGTAAAAGCTAGCGCACAAGAAGAAGCCCTCTGGGAGTATCGTCATGAAATGATGGAAAAACATAATTTCACTATCGAAGAAAAAGCTCTCGGAAAATGGAACACAACTCTTGAGTTGATGTCCACTTCTATGATTGCTGGTGATCCAGCGGCAGAAGTTTTTCACGTTTCTGCTGGATTTGTTAATTCCGTTATGAATAATAATTTAGCATACGACCTATCTACTCTTGATGAACTCGATCTAAATCACTGGAAGTGGGACTCTGCTGTTACCGACTTTTTAACTCGAGATGGTCAAACTTTTGGGGTGTTTCCAGATCAAACTCCAAACAGCTTTATCTTCTATAATAAACGGTTATTCGAAGACGCTGGATTAGACCCAGATCTTCCTTACGACCTTCAAGCATCTGGTGAATGGACTTGGGAAACCTTTGAAGAAATTTCTGATATATTAAGCCGCGATTTAGATTCTGATGGCATCAACGATACATATGCTATGAATAAAAACGCCGGAATATACGATTATGCTATTATCTCAAATGGCGGACAGATGGTTTCTAGAGATTCAAGCGGCAAATTTATCAATACGCTAAACACTCCCGAAAATATCGAGGCACTTACTTGGGCAGATAATTATTTAAAGCAAGATTATACTGTTTCTCCCAGCCATTGGAATGGTCATGAGCAACTATTTATTACTGGCCAAATCGCTATGATTGCTCACGATAAAGAAAAACTCCTATTATTCCAAGATATGGAAGACGATTACGGAATGGTTATTTTTCCAAAAGGTCCCGCTGCTGAAGACTATGTAGTAACCGGAACTGGTGCTGGTTGGTTTATCCCTAATACATACACTCCCGAACAAGCCGCCGATATCGCATTTGCTTTGGACATTTGGGCTTCTGAGCCTCCAGGATACGATGCCGAAGATGATTGGATGATGGAAGACTATAAATTATTCCGAGATGAACGCGCCGTTGAAGAGACAATGGCAAAAACTAAAGAGCCAGGCATTATGGTTCTCAACAACAGATCTCAGATCTCCGCTATCAATGCCAATGATTTATATCACCCAATGCTATATCAAGGAAGCACTCCAACAGAAGCTGTTGAGGCGGTGATGGGCATATTCGATTCTTCTATTGCAGTTGCAAATGGCGAAACCGTTATTGCTGAATAA
- a CDS encoding tRNA (cytidine(34)-2'-O)-methyltransferase, giving the protein MNIVLLEPEIPHNTGAIARTCAATGAALHLIEPLGFKLDEKHVRRAGLDYWDKLNIKRYCNFAEFLVQNDFPKIYMATTKAKQKYSDVLYEADAWIMFGKESGGIPEEILRDHKETAIRVPMLKDIRSLNLANSVAVILYEALRQHEFLNLEVEGDLHQLNL; this is encoded by the coding sequence ATGAACATAGTACTTTTAGAACCAGAAATTCCGCATAATACAGGTGCAATAGCAAGGACATGCGCAGCAACAGGGGCAGCCTTGCATTTGATAGAGCCGTTGGGATTTAAGCTAGATGAAAAGCATGTGCGGCGTGCGGGGCTGGATTATTGGGACAAATTAAATATAAAAAGATATTGTAACTTTGCAGAATTTTTAGTGCAAAATGATTTTCCGAAAATATATATGGCAACGACAAAAGCAAAGCAAAAATATAGTGACGTATTATATGAAGCAGATGCGTGGATAATGTTTGGAAAAGAGAGTGGAGGCATTCCGGAAGAAATTTTGCGAGACCATAAAGAAACTGCAATTAGAGTACCAATGCTAAAAGATATCAGATCGTTAAACTTGGCAAACAGTGTGGCGGTAATATTGTATGAAGCGTTAAGGCAACATGAGTTTTTAAATTTAGAAGTTGAAGGAGATCTTCATCAATTGAATTTGTAA
- a CDS encoding C40 family peptidase yields the protein MKKVLLIAAIAITINIPSLGNSIFPAAIGFSGTVVDTNVNIRMSPNLNANIVDTVSTSDVKILGQNNGWYQIVFAEDVAWVSSTYVDTDYAEYIPNTFTKGEQIINYGLNFIGTPYVWGGNSLTRGVDCSGFTKGVYGAFDIEISRISYQQANDGDYVEKSDLETGDLVFFDTSGINNGNISHVGIYMDKGKFIHSDGTKGVMVSSLSSPYYSQNYVKSVRVIH from the coding sequence ATGAAGAAAGTTCTTTTAATAGCAGCAATTGCTATAACGATTAACATACCTTCGTTAGGGAACAGTATTTTTCCGGCAGCAATCGGATTTAGTGGAACTGTGGTAGATACTAATGTAAATATCAGAATGAGCCCGAATTTGAATGCCAATATTGTAGATACCGTATCTACTAGCGATGTAAAAATTTTGGGCCAAAATAATGGCTGGTACCAAATTGTATTTGCAGAAGATGTGGCCTGGGTTAGTTCGACATATGTGGATACTGACTATGCGGAATATATTCCTAATACATTTACAAAGGGAGAGCAAATTATAAATTATGGCCTAAACTTCATTGGAACACCATATGTTTGGGGTGGAAACAGCCTTACAAGAGGCGTTGATTGCTCTGGATTTACAAAGGGAGTATATGGGGCTTTTGATATAGAGATCAGCCGTATTTCGTATCAGCAAGCAAATGACGGTGATTATGTAGAAAAGAGCGATTTAGAAACTGGAGATCTTGTATTCTTCGATACGAGTGGGATTAACAATGGAAACATATCTCATGTTGGAATTTATATGGATAAAGGTAAATTTATCCATTCTGACGGAACAAAAGGCGTTATGGTTAGCAGCTTAAGTAGTCCGTATTATTCTCAAAATTATGTTAAAAGTGTTAGGGTAATTCATTAA
- a CDS encoding iron-containing alcohol dehydrogenase — translation MNFSYYMPTKIFFGPDSLDNLAQLALPEGKALIVTGGTSTTRLGYVDRVKNLLQEAGRESIVYDKVQPNPTVESVREASKIARENQCGFIVGLGGGSSLDAAKAVAIMCTNDGDLWDYIGSGTGLGNPMKEMPLPMIAITTTAGTGTEADPWMVITNGKEKIGFGDFDKTFPLYSIVDPKLMVSIPAHLTAYQGFDALFHSLEGYIANTANVMSDLFALESIKLVGKYLPIAVKNPEDIEARGYVALANTYAGFVESLSSCTSEHSIEHALSGFHHALPHGAGLIMVSLAYFEFFNKVVPDRMIDMAKALGNENGDIVEALASLQKACGVDNLKMSEFGIVKELFAEYAKHAQEDMPGLFATDRCQLTTEDIIEILEKSFR, via the coding sequence ATGAATTTTAGTTATTATATGCCAACGAAAATATTTTTTGGACCGGATTCATTAGACAATTTAGCGCAGCTGGCGTTGCCGGAGGGAAAGGCTCTAATTGTTACTGGCGGAACTTCAACTACTAGGCTAGGATATGTGGATAGGGTTAAAAATCTTTTGCAAGAGGCAGGAAGAGAGTCGATAGTATACGACAAAGTACAGCCAAACCCAACAGTTGAGTCTGTGAGAGAAGCCTCAAAAATAGCACGCGAGAATCAATGTGGATTTATTGTGGGGCTTGGAGGAGGGTCTTCTTTAGATGCGGCGAAGGCAGTTGCAATTATGTGTACAAACGATGGAGATTTGTGGGACTATATTGGAAGCGGCACAGGCCTTGGAAATCCTATGAAAGAAATGCCATTACCTATGATAGCGATAACAACAACTGCAGGCACAGGAACAGAAGCCGACCCTTGGATGGTCATTACAAATGGCAAGGAAAAAATTGGATTTGGAGATTTTGATAAAACATTTCCGTTATATTCCATAGTGGATCCAAAACTGATGGTTTCTATTCCGGCACATTTAACAGCATATCAAGGGTTCGATGCGCTATTTCATTCGTTGGAAGGATATATAGCAAATACGGCTAATGTGATGAGTGATTTATTTGCGCTTGAGTCAATTAAATTGGTGGGCAAATATCTTCCTATTGCAGTGAAAAATCCAGAGGACATAGAAGCTCGCGGATACGTTGCTCTTGCTAATACCTATGCGGGGTTTGTAGAAAGTTTATCATCTTGTACGTCGGAGCATTCAATAGAGCACGCTCTTTCGGGGTTCCATCATGCCTTACCTCATGGGGCAGGGTTGATAATGGTATCATTAGCATATTTTGAATTTTTCAATAAAGTTGTTCCAGATAGAATGATAGATATGGCAAAAGCACTTGGAAATGAAAATGGCGATATTGTGGAAGCGCTTGCTAGCCTGCAAAAGGCTTGTGGAGTAGATAATTTAAAAATGAGTGAATTTGGTATTGTAAAAGAGTTGTTTGCAGAGTATGCAAAGCATGCGCAAGAGGATATGCCAGGTCTTTTTGCAACTGATAGGTGTCAATTAACAACAGAAGATATAATCGAAATATTAGAAAAGTCTTTTAGATAG